AGCTCAATCTTTGCTGCGAGTGAACCAGAGCAGGATACGGTCCCCCAGAGTGGGCAGCAGATGGCCGATCGCGATGATCGGCCGCAGGTAGCCGGGCAGCAGCACATCGGTCGATCGTTTGCGGCAGGCTTTGAGGATCCGGTCGGCCACATAAATAGGATCGAGTCCTTTGACTCGCGCTCCGCCGGCGGGGCGATTCGCACTCTCGGGCAGATCGTCGCCGACGCGGTCCTTGTAGCGATGCCCCGCGTCGTCGCGGCGGATTGGACCGGGCGAGATGAGGATCACGTTCACCCCCAGAGTTCGCGATTCCAATCGCAACTGCTGAGTGATCGCCGCCAATGCGTGCTTCGCCGCAGCGTAGCCACCGAGATATCGCGGCGCGACTTTGGCGGCTAGCGATCCGATGTTGACGATCTGTCCGCCCGATTGAGCCAGCAGGGGCAAGGCAGCTTGCGAACAATTCAGCGCGGAGAAGACGTTGGCGTTAAACAAGTCGTTGAGCCGGTCTGCGTCGAGGGCCTGGATCAGTCCCCGGTCGCTGAGCCCGACGTTGTTGACTAACACATCCAATCGCC
Above is a genomic segment from Rosistilla ulvae containing:
- a CDS encoding SDR family NAD(P)-dependent oxidoreductase; translation: MNAVSSNRQVALVTGASTGLGFAIAQRFADAGFDVVIVGRDRERTESAASQITGDTRIVAMVCDVIDRQQVDRLIDDVQQQFGRLDVLVNNVGLSDRGLIQALDADRLNDLFNANVFSALNCSQAALPLLAQSGGQIVNIGSLAAKVAPRYLGGYAAAKHALAAITQQLRLESRTLGVNVILISPGPIRRDDAGHRYKDRVGDDLPESANRPAGGARVKGLDPIYVADRILKACRKRSTDVLLPGYLRPIIAIGHLLPTLGDRILLWFTRSKD